GGAGAGAGAGTAACAGTAAACCTGGGAAAGTCAGGGGAATATTTGTTCGAAGGGATATTGGATCGTATCCATGAAATTACAGCGGCGTTGGCTTTGTCCAGGATGAGCGATTCTGCTTATAGAGTTGAAACCACCGCTCGTCTTGCTCAATGGCGGATCGACAACCTTGCTTCTTGTACTTACCGCAAATCCGATCCTTTCAAGATCGGTAAATGGAACTGGTCtgtttcttttctccttctttgCATGCATTCAGCTCTGATTCCTTGAagatgatttgatgttattacaaGTTTTAATTGGCTTATGTCCTGTTATGATGACAAACTAGTTTTGGTTTTTTTGGATTCAACACCATGCATTGAGACAACCCTTtaggctagttttttttttttgttaaagggACTAAAACTAAATTAAACCAATTTGTCGCCCTGTTTTAATACCCTGCCAAAATCCTGGGTGCACAAATCTGATGTTATTACAAAGCTTGTAATGAAGACAAAACAACTTTTGTTTATAaggtttttttcttaaatttgaagGCATTTATCAGTGGAGAAAAACAGGGTATTATCTGTTAAATTATACCCAGAGATTTCAAGAGAGAATCCTCCAATTGCTTCCTTCATTATTCGAGTTGTTAGCTCAGTGGGTGATCGAAAGGCTTTGACTCATCCAGGTACCCCAATTTCTTTTAACATTAtaattcatcttcttcttttttttcaatttgatcctttatggtttatatttgtttttttaatggaTACAAATTTATGTGATTTATGCTGAATTGAGTTCCTGTCTTATAAGTTAAGACAAGAATATGTGCTCTCAAAGTAATTTGAGCATTGTTTTTGTGATGCTCAAGATTGAggttattcttttctttttgggtaaactacagtAGAGGTCACCCAATTATGAAATGTTACAAAAtgatctcttcttctttttttttatcaccaGCTGGCTAACTAAAAATGGAAACACCCAAAAAAACTGAATAAGTGACCATTatgtaactttttatagttgtgtgatcagaaaataaatttactaatacttaggtgaccattttataacttttcataattagatgacaaaaaatatatatataggtgggTGACTACCAATGTAGTTTACccatttctttttctatgttctttttgggaaaaattttgttGTCTATCCCTGTATTTAAATGAAGTTTCAGATTTCAGTCCAAATAAATGTTAAAATCACATAAATCTTGTGACTTTTTTTCTTCTGTCGAAATAAAAAGTCAAGAATTTAAACCCAAACCTAAAATTACTCAAACTTGAAACTTATCTAGATCTGCCCATGGATTGAGTTGGGTCAAGCCAGATCTTGTCAAAGTTTTAGGCTTGTTTTCTAGGTTTGAGCCTGGTtcggcccaaaaaatgggcttaaattttttatattattttttattaaaaaatttaaaattataatacataaaaaatacaaaaaaaaacattaaattaattgtttactagagttatacaatatccaaacaataacaataaaatagtagtaacatacaGTGAAATGCtaacaaaatagtgaaaaaaataacaagaaaataacagttttttttgtctttttgctaATTCGGGCCAGGCCTTGGTTAAAAAAGTCTTACCCGAGTTTCAGCTTGTTTTTTAAACgagcctttttttttaattaagcctTTCTTCAAGTCTATTTTttcccaaaccctcccacttttcggACGGCCTTTCAGGCCGGCCCAGAACAGATCTAAACTTgccaaattatgaaaatttaatcatgctcaagattgaaaaagaagaagaagaaaatttcacaattttattgCATCTGTTTGCAGAAATAATAGACAAACAGCTGAAGAACAACGACGATTTTGTGTGGCCTATTGAGGTTCCTTTGACAGGGAAATTCATTATTGACGttgaatttcttgatctaaaGACTGCATCTCCAAACGTAAGTACACATATTCGGATATGGATACAAGTagactttgaaaaataaaatccaaatttacTTATATCtgataaaagtatcatggaggcctcTGTAGTAGGAGTTAaatcgtattttattttttttacttaaaaaatgagcaaattaatctttatacgttagatcaaagagcaaatcaatcttttctgttaaaaattttatccattctACAGCTAAAAACTAACGTAGTTGATGAAATAATGTTAATACAAGGACTAATTTTCTCAGTTTTTGAATAGTGGagtaaaatgtaatttgatttttaatacaAGGGCCTCGATGATACTTTTACCACTTATTTCCCTAACATAGATGTACTAACAATTAATGTTTTGTAGGGTGGGGAACCTTCCTCTATTTGGGCTGAAGGTTTCACAACAAAACAATCAAACGAAACAGCATTAGCATGCCTTGGTAGAATGTTAACCGAAGAGATCAACACCGACATCATCATCAACGTTTCCGATGGAAGTATCGGAGCTCACCGAGCCGtcttagcttcgagatcacccgTGTTCCACAGCATGTTCTCACATAACCTTCAAGAGAAAGAACTTTCAACCATAAACATATCCGACATGTCGATCGAAGTTTGCCAAGCTTTCTTACGATATATTTACGGGAACATCAAGCACGAAGAATTCCTAACTCACCGGTTAGCACTTCTTCGAGCGGCCGATAAATACGATATCTTGGACTTGAAAGAAGCATGCCACGAGAGCTTAACCGAAGATATCGATGCGAAAAACGTGCTCGAGAGGCTCCAAAATGCATATTTATACCAATTGCAAAAGCTGAAAATGAACTGCATGCGGTATTTGGTGAAGTTTGGTAAAATATATGATATTCGAGATGATTTTCATGCATTCTTGCAATGTGCTGATAGGGAGCTTATAGGTGATATATTTCATGAAGTATTAAATACATGGAAAGGGTTTTAAGATCCAAATCCGGATTAGGGTTGATAATTGATGCACCgatattgtatatttttatgtgttattaGTAAACCAGATGACGACACATATTGAAGTCTTTTGAAATCTTTataatttaagagaaaaaaaaagcattATTGATGTTTTCTCGATGAtgattgggtttggattgggtttagAGATTCAGGGTTCTTGCTAGATAAATGTGAGATGGGACATGAAGAGATATGGTGACAGTGAGTCGACCTGTCTCAAACCCTGTTGTGGAGGAAATTTTGAAGTCACTTGACCATTCCAAATCGGGGTGATTTTACTAGCTTGGACACAAAACATGATAAACCAAATTCAATCAAGACAAACCTGAGGAAGCTCCAGTCCACATTATCATAAGCATTTTGCAGATCAATCTTCAGAATCATCGCTCCTTGAACTCCTCTCATATTCATTATCGAATGTCCCACTTCCTGTGTCACCAAAATATTATCAGTTGTGCTCCTTCCAGCAAGAAAACTGTTTTGGAAAGGTCCGATGAGACGTTGTGTTACTGGACGCAGACGATTGACAATTGTGTTAGATAAAACTTTATAGGAAGTGTTGAAGAGGTCTATAGGCCGGAACAAAGGGATTCTATCTGCTGCTGCTACTTAAGGAATGAAAAGCAAAAGTACCAGTATTCCATGCCCCCTTGACAAATTCAAATAGCGAATCCCAATGCTTTTGATAGAAGACTGGTTGAATACCATCTGGACCCGGAGCTTTCAGTCCTTTCATGGAAAAAAGGCTAATCACAAGGTAACGGAGAGACCTGCTTCTTAGCAAAGAGTTTATCAAAGTAATTTACCACATGTTCCATCATACTTCTTTGATTAGATGCCCAAGAATCATCAATGAATAAACCCAACACCTTATTTCGAGTTCGTCACATCAACATTGTAAGGTGAAATCATCGAGTGCTCCGTTTACCCTTAGAAATCCAGTCTAAACGAGATTTCTGAAGCCACAATAATTCTTCTTGCTTCTAACTGTTGCAAATAAGAAGAAAACATATAACGAGGTGAATTTTGAATACCCTGCAACCTTTTGATCAATGACCATTTCCTCACAAATATATTGCCAAAAGAGGACTTCCACTCCTTAACAGCCCTGGTGGCTACTTCAATGGCCTGTGTAATATTGCTCGAGTTCACCATCCACTCCGTGAAGATTTCCTTAAAAGTCCATACAAGTAAGCCAGGCAGCTTCGAATCTAAAAGCCCGCAAGTCTCTTGGAAGGACACAACGAACCCCAAAGTATTAAGAAGAATTGGATGGTGATCAGAATATAACAGTGGCATAATTCAAAGCTTCAAGATTGAACAAAACTCTGTCCAACCTTTCTTGTAAAGTAATCCTCCCATGCTGACGACGAACCCATGTGAATTTAGATCCTGAGCAACTGATATCCATAAGATGGTCAACCCAACCACTACGTTCTTCTAAAGAAGCAAAATCATTAAAATCACCGGCCACCGTCCAAGGCATTCTAAGATTCGAACCCCAATCAGCAAGATCCCTCCAGAACCGATTTTTGGCTTCTGGGTTCGgttgtacatacacaaaagaagCGTGCCCTTCTTTTACAAAGCAATTAATGGCTTGATCAGTAAAATTTCTGAGATCGATATCAAAGGAAAATCAACCCACCTCGGAATCCCTGGGCTTGAACTTCAAAACTAGCATTCAAGGAGAGTTTTCTTCTCTAAGGTCTTACCCATACCCCACAGCAGCTTTAGTTTCCAGCACACACAAAACATCCGGAACTTCTCGACGAATTCAATCAATACAATTCTTCATGAATAACACATTTCCCACTTCCCTACAATTCCAAATTATTGCCTTCATTATTGGGAGAATTTATTACCTGATCAACAGGCATGGGATTCATTACTCCAACCAGAGCAGCATGTAAACTAGACTCACTGGCAATCGTCTTATCTTCTTCATCCGGTGGATCCGACAGATGTGCTACCCAACGCTGATCAGTCATAATAGCATCATCGGCCTCAGCTTCCAGAATTCGTATCCATTGCAATTCTTTTCTCACTATCAACCTGTCGATTTTGAATCATACTATCTAAACCAGATGACGGGTAGGCCACTGTTTTACCTTTATCTTTTAAACAGGGCTTGACCCAGATACACTACTACACCCAACAGAGTTTTGTGGAGCAATGAAGGCCGATTCTCCAAGTTCAGCTGAGGCCTTCGTTCTCTCCCTCCAAAAGGCCTAACACTTAGCCCATTATTTTCCGGTAGGGCGGAATGCACCAGTACGGTCGGTACCGGTCGAAACTTGCATTGAAACACTAATATTTGTTGTTCCGTAGTGAATTCCGTTCTAGCACCACCCATGCCGGTCGGAATGCTCCGTTCTGATAGCAAAGCTAAACAACAAACTCTAAATTTTGTTCCGATGCAAATTTCGATCGGTATGGGCCATACTACTGCATACTCAATGATTTTACCGGTACTGGCCGTAATATGATAGTGGTACCCAAAACACTTTCAAGCACACCACTTTATTGGGCCACAAATATTCATTTGAGATGCTAGCAACCTTGGATTACTATAAATTATAACAATTTAGAAGAGCCCAACTAGGTaagggtgtgcaaaattcgggtataACCGAAAAACTTCGGTTAACCGATCGAATTCAGTTAATCGGTCAGTTAACTAAATTTTTTCGGTCAgaggtcggttaattattttttattttttcggttaatggttaattcggttcgaaactagtcggttaaccgaattttttcggtttaaccgaaaaaattaataaataaaattataatatataaataggctcactattcacctaaacccaatccaaacccaagtattcaacccaacccaattacccaacccaacccaatcataaaaattacaaataatttaataaataaaaataaaattctaaaactaaagtctaaaagtctaaaaataatttaattatgtagtgattcaattcggttaattcgggtaatccgggtaattcggttaattcggttaatttttaaccaaaaataaaaaaaatatataattttcggttaattcggttaaccgaccgaattaaccgaaaaatttcggttcggttaattttttttgaaaaaattttggttcggttaacggttaaaatttttgaaaggtcggttaattctgttaatgttatttcgggtcggttaaacgaatgaacacccctacaaCTAGGGGTATTATCATATATAgtttattctttcaataatcttataATAGAATTAATATGGTGAATTAATATCAGATTGAGGCTCAGGTTGTTCTTGAAGGTCTTCAACTAGCTTGGGAGAAAAGTTTCAAGGAAGTGGAGGTTGAAAGTGATGATGTGATGCTGATAAAATCTTTACAGAGCGGCTTGGCAACAGTAAGCAATGTCGAGGAAGTAAGGATGATTCACAGATATTGCTCTAAAAACTGGCAGAAAAATTTCAGGCATATTCAGAGAGGTAAGAACAAAGTTGCTGACTGTCTTGCAAAGGCAGTTGAAGGCGATCTGGATCGATTGATGGTCTTGGAGGAACTACCGATTTCTGTTCCGGAATTCCTGGAGGAAGGCATTAATCATTCTGTCTTGGCAGTGAATTGATCTACGCAGTCTGTTGTCTCCTTAAGCTTGTCCTAAGTTtacttcaccaaaaaaaaaaaaaaaaattatgttaactATGAAGTTTAAGAATCTAACAAGTTCAATTGATCGGTATGAGTCATCAACTTAAATTAGTTaattcaagtaatcaatttataaatttacgatatttcaaattcatagtagaatatttaattagggAACAAGATAGTTTATTgcattgatatttttaatttaacgaTTATTCTCagttaataaaatatgattaataggtTTTTCAcgtgaaatttaaacattttattaaaataatatattaattaagacTATTTTTATTCAATACAttataattaagtttaaaaataaaggctattttgttaaataaagttaaaaaaatccaaacccccccccccaaaaaaaggatcaaattgaactaaattaTTAAGAACAATTCAAAAATATTCAAAACTCAATcctaattttcaaataaatttgttgGAAAGGTTTAAACAAGTTTTTATGCCCactctaattaaaatttaatgactTTTTGACTTTTACTAccctaattaaaaattaattaattttcaccTAAACATCATATTAACCTAAGTAGTTGCAATTTCATCACTATCTTAAGCTACTTGCACTAAATAGGTAGGAccatattgtatatatttttaaacaatttcatGATATATTCTCATTATATCTACTCTTTTTAACACAATGCTTTAAATTACTCATAGCCCTTCTCCAACTCATAAATACGAGGATAATAGACTCtagcgcactcgaacccacattCTCATGTATTGACAATAATGCTCATGCCagtcgaattaagactcaatcgacccgtatgatatattattactactacatttttttttcatataagtaaattattaataatgataataataatctaattatCATAATAGCTAACTTTAATTATTGAAGTACTAGTCTAGTAGTAGTGGGATTTAACCTTATCACTTATTTCTCAATATATATTATCTAAATCCTCactatacaataaataataaacctttttttaaataaaacccaaaatttataattaaataaaaaaaattattatattatattataacattattaGGAGAGATAACTACGAACTTCAAACATAAACCGTGTTATACAAATAAGAAAAAGATTCAAGCTTTTACatgtaactttattttatttcaataatgtaaaactttttagaaatataaaaataatgttgcAATACTTTTTAGCTTTTCTACCTTTATTTATAGCCCCAACCCCAACAAAATAAAccttttacaatatttatttattttagaaattttattaataagaaaaaaaaagtagtaCTAAATTTGTAGGACTCTTGCAAGTTTTGATTTCATCCAATCAAATAATAATTGACCAAATTTGCAAATATTTATGGCATTTTCAAacagttttatttatattatccTCATAAaactatgtatatatttttaaaaaaaatttaaaaaaattaaatatcttaatttagtttattgtTATGTAATTTTATCGATTAAATTGATTCGTAACATAAActcttaaaatatatttataataaagatCGTTTCACATACCATATATGATTTGCAGGCTCGAATTTGTAATTACAATCAAGGTTTTTAGCGGGAGCCAAAAAAATATgaacttataatttcattttcGAAGAGTctaaacaatttttattttcagaGGGTTagagtgtaattttatcatatattaatttatatttttttataagagaattgaattgaaaattttcattttgtgaGTTTGTTTGTCATTGGATTCGGCTCTGACGAAGATGTGTGGAACTTCCTTTCAATTTGTGCATATGTCTTGAATGGATACAATTTTTTTCGAATTACCGaactaatttgaattttttttctttaaaataaagaaattagtTTCTAATTTCCAATTAAATTTGCTGGATTGGGTCCATTAAATTTGAGATAATCAcccaaatcaaaacaaataaatataatataatctcaaaagataactttaaaaaaaaaaatcttagctCTTAAAATCAAAATCCATTCCTAAAAAGTTGCCTTTGCAAAATGGGAGAGAAATCCATTGCTATCCGTTATCAAAGGGAAGAAACATTTTTGTTTCCAAAAACAAAGCTTCAAAAAACAGAGTTTAAAAACAGGGGAAAAAGCAGAGTCCCTTTACAACGACACCACCaccaccttcttcttcttcttcttctcctccttcACTTCACAAAACACAGAGAGTAGAAGCCATTAAAGGACCAAATCAATGAAGCTTTCAATGCTTTCTCCTTTACTTTTATCagtctttcttttttctcttttgcaGTCATCAACTTTTGCTGTTAGAAAGGCAAGCAGAgcttaaaaaatttcattcaattttcagTTTGATTTTTTAGTTTCTTAGTACTAAACACAATTCTGGGTTTTTCTTGTTTTTGTCAAAGTTTCAATCTTTATATGTTCAAAATGTACCTATTTGTTTCTGTTTGTGCAGTCTTATATAGTGTATTTAGGAGGACACAATCATGGTTTAAATCCCACATCGGCTGAACTTCATCGAGTAAAAAATTCTCATTATGAATTACTGGGTTCATTAGTTGGAAGGTACGTAATTTCatataattacattaaaaaaaatcctcATTTCATTTTCCCTTTTAGATTTTAATCCATTTGTTTTTGTATTTACTTTCCCCCACAGCACTGAAACAGCAAAAGAGAAAATTTTTTACTCATACACTCGAAACATCAATGGTTTTGCTGCAATCCTTGATGAAGATGAAGCATCACAGGTTTCAAGTaagaaaatttcaattatttttctattatatttcattgaatttttttttgggcATAATGTTTGAATGTTCATCATTGATGAATGTAGAGCATCCAAATGTGGTTTCGGTTTTTTTAAACAAAGGAAGAAAGCTTCATACAACACGATCATGGGATTTTCTCAGATTAGAGAGAAATGGTGTTATACCTTCGGATTCCCTTTGGAAGAAAGCAAAATTTGGTGAAGACACCATTATTGGAAACCTTGATACTGGTAAAGTTTcaatctttttccttttcttcaatCCATTTTTTTGCATGAAATTTTGGGGTATTTTTTATTTGATGTTTACACGTTTAAAAACAAATCATTTCTTCAAAATGACACTTGAAAGTTGACTCAGATAATTGGTTTTTGACTCAATAGTTTTCAAATGATCTTAAAAAAAACCAGCTTTTTTCATGTTTTGTGTTAATCTGCAGATAAAATTTGACAGTGGTAGGGTCTCAATAGCTAATGATTTTTTACTATACATGTCATGCTTTTTTGCTTATAATATGTGTGCCACTGTTTGCTTGTCAATGGCTATCATGTTTTGACATATTTTGGTTAAAAAGCAATGCCTTTTTATTATCTGATATAGGTGTCTGGCCGGAATCGAAGAGCTTTAGCGACGATGGGATAGGACCGATCCCGTCTCGATGGCGAGGATCGTGTCAACGTGGCATCGATGATCGTTTTCGTTGTAACAGGTTGATTCTACTTCACTAAAATGAGTTatttctttgctaaaaatgggAAATCACAAGTGTTTTTTCTACAAAGGAATCTGCATATACAATGTATTTTCAATCAAAGCCATGttcatgtatatacatatgtatgtatatatgtataaatgcaaTAGCAACCTCAATTATGAGGTAaagttttgaaagaaaaaagGGCCCATACTTTAAAGTTTTTCTAAAGGTGTGTAACAGACCCTCCTTTTTAGGTTATGCAATGATAGTGGAATTCATATGTGAATCTCACATTCATGGCgtttcttataaattaaaaattttgttttcaaatttcttttaatatCATTGCAGTTCACAAATCTTTCCAAATGAttcctttttgttattaattatcattttCATACCACATGCTTGACCATCAAGTTAAGCTATGATCTTCCCAATACATGAAAAAATTGAATCCAAATCATTTCCAAGTATTTCTTAGAATAGAATACAAGTGATCTTTGCTGTCTTTTGCATCAATGCACATGGCTTTGATTGTAAGTTGATAAAGCCATGGTTTTTAAGGTTGTATTtggattttatatatttaaatatatgtatatgaatttgaccttccataattttttaaaatacacgAGATGacttaaaaatttgtttttgaattatCCGAATCCAACACTTTCGATCCGAGAAACCTATGTTGTCACCAATGTCAATTTTGATAGGCTTTGTATGATGATTAGAAATCCTAAAGTATTTTAATCATTGATTCTTGTAGGGATAAAGTGATGACCcagaattttctttttcaataattaattgataaaagtaacaatttaagaaaagaaatatatttatattttaaaaaaagcaaAAGGGAATAAGGGCATTTCTTTTCTgactatgataaaaaaaattctttttattttctacttgATTCTCTCCCCCATAGAAAGCATAAAGTCAAATGTCTATTGTATTTATTAGTTTCTTTtgttaaaagttataaatttaaaGGTAACTTTGGTTAAAAGTTATCATCAATGGAGCTTATGATTTGTTTTTGTCCTATGGCTGCAACTTTCCCATTGTTAAATATTTCAGGAAGTTGATCGGAGCCAAGTATTTCAACCGAGGGTACAAGGCTTACCTCGGCGAAAAGCTCAACGCGACGTTCAAGACTGTTAGGGACCACGAGGGTCATGGTTCTCATACTCTATCAACAGCTGGTGGTAACTTTGTTGATGGGGCTAGTGTTTTCGGTTATGGAAATGGTACTGCGAAAGGAGGATCGCCTAAAGCTCGTGTTGCAGCTTATAAAGTTTGTTGGCCCCCTGTTAATGGTAACCAATGTTTCGATGCGGATATCATGGCTGCTTTTGATGCTGCGATAAGTGACGGTGTTGATGTGCTTTCCGTGTCGTTGGGTGGCGAACCGGCTGAGTTTTTTGAAGACGGTATTGCGATTGGTTCCTTTCATGCTGTTAAGAAAGGGATATCTGTTGTTTTGTCTGGTGGAAACTCGGGACCTGATCCTGGAACTGTTTCGAACTTGTCGCCGTGGATGTTTACGGTTGGTGCTAGTACACTCGATAGGGAGTTCACTAGTTATGT
The genomic region above belongs to Gossypium hirsutum isolate 1008001.06 chromosome D05, Gossypium_hirsutum_v2.1, whole genome shotgun sequence and contains:
- the LOC107903411 gene encoding BTB/POZ domain-containing protein At1g55760, whose amino-acid sequence is MSDSAYRVETTARLAQWRIDNLASCTYRKSDPFKIGKWNWHLSVEKNRVLSVKLYPEISRENPPIASFIIRVVSSVGDRKALTHPEIIDKQLKNNDDFVWPIEVPLTGKFIIDVEFLDLKTASPNGGEPSSIWAEGFTTKQSNETALACLGRMLTEEINTDIIINVSDGSIGAHRAVLASRSPVFHSMFSHNLQEKELSTINISDMSIEVCQAFLRYIYGNIKHEEFLTHRLALLRAADKYDILDLKEACHESLTEDIDAKNVLERLQNAYLYQLQKLKMNCMRYLVKFGKIYDIRDDFHAFLQCADRELIGDIFHEVLNTWKGF